The DNA region TTCTTCTCGGCGTGTCAGAGACGGAAAAATTGGTTCTCTCTAAGATTTCGGAATCGTATTTTGATAAAATTCTTGCCGGTCCGTTGGCACTATTGCCCCAACAATTAAACAGCCAATCTCTGAGCCAATCAGAAGTTGAAAAGTCCATATTttgcctgctgctgctcattAACTTTGCAAGCATTGCCAAAAAGGCATATTTCGAAAAATGCAGCTCCCTACTCGAGATGCCACAGATGCAATATGTTTTGGCCAGAGCCATGGACAGTGGCAATGAGCATTTGGTTGCCGCTTTCTTGCAAATTGCACAATTCCAACTTTTCCCGAGGACAGCCGTAGCCAAGGTAAGTTTTTCCCAGTGTTTAAATTGCTGTAGTCGAATTAgcaaaagtcataaattttatGCTATTCATTGCTGTGACTGTTTatcaaatattaaaacaaatactttgtgttgcttttgcttccaTTACATATAAAAGAACACATactcgtatgtatgtataggtaaaATCAAAGTAGGCTAAAAATCGAGAATCAAGTAGTCTGCTGCGTCTATTTTTCCGACTGCTGCTTTCGTCGACTTCCGAATTTGACCAATAGCAACAGTCGGAACAGTTCCtagtattaaaatgtataactttgctgttgctatcaaagcaatctgtttcgggtttttgctattgctgctgctgtcgggttttttgctttcggatttttgctgtttgctgctgctgtcaaaaatttctatttcggttatttgctgctgcttttgctgtcagattttctgatttcggttttttgctgttgcttttgcttcgaCTGTTCATAGTTTCcgaagcagaagcaacagcacacagcaaaactgttgacagttttcgcaaaaaaaaactgttgacAGTTATCGCAGTTTTCAAACCTTGGTTTTTCCCATAATACTTTTGATTAATAATGATTTACTTTCATCTCATTGCCAGCATGTGGCTACTATTTGTAGTGAccataaaaaaatgaatgctTCAAACTGTAACGAACAAGCTGAGCAATGGCGCAATCTAAGTTCCATACTTAAGGGTCATCGCTCGTTAATTGACAAAGAGTTGACCGAGCGTGTGAATGCATTAATTGATAGTATCGATAGTTCATTAAAGTATAACAAGCTCCAGTCGGCTCCCGTTTCTCAAGTGATTGAGTTATATAATCATCGCATCAATAGCCTTCACACAGGGATGCTGGGCCTACAGCAGCGCCTGGATCAAGCCAGTTCTCAGTTAAATGGCAGCATACAATTGGTTAATGTACAAAATGCGGAACTAAAACAATTTCAGACTAAGAATTTTGAATTGATTGTCAGCCAAGAAAGgtaagtgaaagagagagagactgtgTATAATGCTTTTAACCCATTCGCCACTTTGTCCAGATTGCAGTCACAGTGCAAGGATCTGCAACAGCAGtcaatcaaattaaaaagtaatttgAAAAACGCTCTTAAGCAAATATCCGAAAATGGTGGCCAATTGAAAACTGGCGAACAACTTTTGGCTGCTGAAAAATCCAAAGTTACCGTTTTGCAAAAAGAGTGCAGTGAGCTGAAAGGAAACTTAAATGCCAAGACGGAGGAATTAACCAAACTGGAAACATTAAGCAAAGACAATGTATGTTTTATTCATTATTGCATCTGCTAATAATCTGCTTCATATTATTGtgacctttttttcttttaaagttTTCACGCATAGATAAGCTTAAAAAATCGGTTGTTGCCTATGAGCAGGATATCAAGGAAAAGCTGAAAACTATTGAAGAACGTGAACGAGAATTGACCAAAACGCAAAAGATACTCGAAGAACAACGAGACTCACGTAAAAAGTCAGAAGATCTGGTTTGTGTCCTAGAGACACAATTGCAGGATAAAAAGCAACAAATCGAACAACTTGAGAATGAACTAAAAGAAACGGAAGATATGCGTAAGACCATCATGAGTCTGATGGAGAGCAAAAGGCCTAAACGCAAGGCTTAATTCTAATTTGTAATActttatactatatatatatatacatatgttgtCGGTCAATTTATTCAAgcatttataatttataaataaaaattaataatatcaAATATTAGGGTTACAAAATCTAACTCATTTAGCAGTacttaaacaatttcaatttttaagaTGATTATTGCTTAGGTACATATACCAGTTTTATTTTCAATGTCAGCAAAATTTTTATGCTATATACAAAAgatttgcatatatatattccccttttaatgaaaatatgaATGCCATTTTActgttttatatacatatatattttattgtatATTGCACTaacaataattattaattattgtaataAATGGTTTATGTGCGCACATACAAAAAATGCCATTACAAAAATTTCCAATATAACcgacaataaaaaaaaaaaagaaattaaatataatttataattaatcgCGTGTGTGTGGCGTGGTGGTGTGTGTAtggggtatatatgtatatgtatctataaatataaagtatgttttgtatattttcatataaatttactaaaaaaaatgaatgtttgCTATGTAATTGATTATCCATCATTTATCATTATCTTTCATCGTTCACTTTATGCTTAAAGATATCTTCCGAATTGATCGCAATGTTGCCTAACAGTGTTCTAATAGCGCATTAAAAAAATGATATCTTAAGGAAAACGAATCACAAATATGTTTAGAATAGAAAGAATTGGAAAAAACTAAAGGGAGAAAGGTCCATTTAAAATGATGTATCTGTATGTACAATGCACCtggtaaataattaaaaaaaaaaaaagaaaacgaaactAAAAAGTGACAGGAAAGATAGTCGGAGCATAAGGAACCATCATCGTAGTCAAAGAGTTGCCAGCACCAAAGTTTACTATTAGTTTCCTTGAAGAATGTTTGCgttgtttctctctctctcgcgctctctctctctctctttaccTCTATTATTCTCTGATGATTACGAGCCAAAGTGTTCCTTCTCCTGATCAATAGCGGCAAACTCGTAGCTGCCACGGCCATCGAATTGCAAATAGTAATCGTGATGTACCCAAAGGGACTTACGATGGGAGACAGTGAACAGCGTGATGCCCACTTCGCGGCAATAGCTATACATTTTGCCTTCCACATCGACGGACACAGCACTGGTGCACTCATCCAGAATGGCAAATTGTGGCCGATGGTAGAAGAGTCGTGCCATGGCAATGCGTTGCTTTTCACCGCCCGACAGTACATCAATCCAGTCCTCTATGGCATCCAGACCATTCTCACGATGCTCCAGATACGTAAGTTGTACAATTTCCAAATAGTGAATGAGATCGTCATCAGATTTACCCAAACGACGCATATCCTCTCGCGTGTGAGGATAGATTATCTGTCGAAAGAATATCGAATTTAATTACCATGGAATTTTCGAATGCTCAAATTAAGTTTCTGACTACTTACCTGATCGCGCAAACTGCCCAACGTCATGTAAGGCCTTTGAGGTATATAGAAGAGTTTGCCTCGCGATGGCTTTGTTACTTTGCCACCCCAGGTGGGCCAAAGTTCACCAAGAATGCGGAATAGCGAAGATTTGCCACAACCATTTGGTCCACAAACTAGTACATTGGTTCCGGATCTATGCAAAAGAAGATGATGGTGTAAAATGACGAAAGTGGCGATAATGTATGTAAAGGTATGATCTAACTTACTTTACTTCAAAGGTTAGCTCCTGGAGTAGCACATCGCCATTGGGCGTTACAAGAGGCACCTTCTCGAAACGTATAATGTTGTCCTCAAAGCACATGTCGCCCTTGTTGGGTCCAAAGCTATTGGCATTACCACCAACATTGTTTTGGGCAATACTATTGCCATTGACCATGGTTCGTTCGTAAGTGCCCTTATTGAGATCGCCAAGAACTTTTATAAGCTCCGTCATACGGGCAGTGAAGCCAGCCAATCTGGACATTTCCCTTCCGGCCAATACCAAACGACCAATGGCTTCTGCCAATTTAACCAGCATACGGCCATAGGTGTAATAAGCTTGTAGACGTTGTCCACTCTGTTCACCAGATAGCAATGGATGATTTTCTGCGAAGAATGGTATGGACACGGCATAGAAACCCACAATCGAAGCGAAATCTAAAGGACAAGCAATTATTAATgtcatataagtatatattaaGACATTTATTTTCTTACATTTGCCAATAATGTTGTCAATGATGCCCATGCTAACTCGAAATTCGAGAAATTTACGCAAATGTGAACGCAACTTGGAGTAGCTGGCTAGCAGGGTAATCTTTTCTCGGACATTGCCTTGATAAAAGGCCACCTCCTCCGAATTGGTTATCAATCTGCTATTGACATAACGGAATTCACCCTCTAGCTTCTGCTCTTCGACAGTCAATCGTCCTGTTGGTCGTCGCAGGCGTGTTAAGAAGACGCCAGCGAATAACAGATATAGCATTAGGATCGAGGGTGTTTTACCGCCCAGATTGACAGTCAATCgataaacatatataaatatatctagCACCGGTTTgctaatatttgaatataaatcTGTAGCACTCTCACAGAACTTGTCAATATCTGTGGTTAGCAACTGATCGGCATTGGCTATTCTATTATCCAAATTGGACATTTTGTAATAGGTATAGCCactgaaacacacacacagagagagagagagagagagagagtagtAGAGAGTGAACATttagtttaattaattatacTCACTTGAGGTACTGACTGTATAGATGATGAGTTAGATTCGTACGAAAACGTAGCTTCAGCTCACCAAGACTCCATTTAAGGACATTGGTTACCACGGATATCTGTAGCagacaaaattaaaattatttaatttgaatcaATGATTTGGGAAGGTGTAACACCTACCGCTGGCAAGGCAGTTAGATATTTGAGTAATGCCGTCTTAAATTTCGTTCGATTCATGTGAATAATAGTACTTTCAACCACAGTTGCATTCTGTATCATCCAAATATCGCTAACCGATCGTCCAATGAGGGCGGCGGCCACCAAGAATAGCAGACCCGTTTCAACGCTCCAAAATCCAGGTATAAGTATTGCTGGAATGTTCAAGAAGAATTTGTGAAGAAttccaaaaaccaaataaatgtttCAAAACACTTACGTAACAATTTTCGCAATTGTTTAAAGAATACTGCATTGACATGCGCTTTACTTGAtttcttctccttcttttCGGCAATTGTATATTGGAATTTCTCATCGATGCCAGAGTTCCTAAGCGTGGTGAAAAAGGGACAATAGCAAGggtttaataaacaaaatcattGCAGCATTCGAAAATCGATTTCAAATGTTTGTGAGTTGAGTCAGTCAATGTTAAGTTCATCTCATCATCCAACAGAGATCCAAGTTAAGAACCTGCGACGCGGCGATCAAagtgcaaaaatttaaaagaccGCCAACCATGTCGTCTAGTCGCGCATCCAAATCGATTAGATTTGGCCCCCACCCACCTAATAGAGActatagacagagagagagagagagagagacgaagGCAAAGTACAAAGATCAAAACTTTCTGCGCTTATCTGTAGGTGTCGCGtggtattattattgttgctgtttgtaTTAAAGATGATGACTAGTTATGACTTGCAAATTTgtcaaatttcatttattgtttaaaattcttaGACCATTCTTGAGATTTATTTATGGATCTTTTACTAAAGAGCAACACACATAACGTGTTTGGGTCCATAGGTCGCAGaaattacatatgtacatacatatatatttataatttcgTTTGATCGCCAACTGTCTCCAACGCGGGGGCTAATCTAAAAATCGATTAGGCCATAATAACACAAGATGTTTTATAGAAGACTGATTAACGAAACTTTCACCCTTTCTAACAAAAATTAGTTGTTTGCTTAGTGATTACTTTTGGCGGGGTAAAGTACGggaaattgtctatatatgtgtatgcatACAGACTGATAAAAGCCCATTAGATAAGGAAAACATGTGTTATCTGGATAAGAGGCGGAGGAACACGTGGCAACTAGTTAGTTGGAGTTTATAACAATTGTCTAATGTAGTATTAATATCTTTCATACTTTTGAGTATCACTAAATTTTGTAGCTATAATTTAGCGAGaatcagagagagaaagcagTTAAATTATGCAGTGTTGCCACCCTCCTTCTCCATAGATAAATGGGTCAGGTTAGATTTCTTGCTGCAGGACAGATCACCtgttattaaacaaaaacaaaataagaagCTAAATTGTCATTGTGTTGCCACCCTTTCCTCTGTTAACCACCTGTTGGTACCTAActggaaaaatttgttatatttgtAAGTAACCTTTTAAATATATCAGACTTAAAGGGGCCCAATTCGAATgtgaatttttaattagtttaacattttaattgcaattaaGAATTTGCAATTTTGTCTACGGGTCGTTGTGCTGAGCCTAGACCTAAATTGCGTAACAGGCAAgccaaataaaaagaaacaaaaataaaaaacggcGGAAAGAGCAAAAGTCTCCGATGTGTACAACAACTGGCTACAGGTAAAAATTTGATGgcaaagtaaacaaaattaacatttattcTGACCGGTGTGTGAAACGAGCAATTTAAGTCGGTTGTTTGGCAGCGGCTGTCGCCGAGTcaatacacacagacacacatatatacctatacatacatacatacatacgaatATATGGCGTATACACACTTGTAGAGAAAGGCTACCGATTAGACgaagaaaatcaaaacaaagGCCCATTgacacatgtgtgtgtgtgtgtgtgtgtaaaaagAGAAGTATCTTTCCATTTTGAAGATGTTAAAGCTTTGTGTTACTGTAATGCGAGGTTaacttaaacaatttttactATCAATAATTATGGATTTGTCTTTCCCACTCTCTCATGTGAAATATACTTTTGGAATAACCctcgctcgctcgctctctTCATTTGGTATGCACAATTTTAGCTATTCATAGATGTCATCAAATTATGACATCCGCTAAATGCACTCAACCTCCTAAGTTCCCGCCTTCCCTTAGCCTCCTCCCTCCTCTCTCCATGCCATGAGTAGCTTTGAGTTGTTAATGAATGCAATTTCTAAGGTAAATAACTACCAACTATACATTTCCAAATCGTCTACTCCTCCCACGGGGTTTCAAGgggattttttgtttttgttaaattcCACATTTCATTTCCCCCATCGAAGGGGCTGCTGGACTTTTGAACGCGCAGATTTGCATTACCGATGACAACGGCCGATGTCGTTATTTCCACCTTCATGCACCTCACCGTCTCTGACTACTGCCCCTCTCCACCGTCGTCGTCCAGCGGCAGTAGTGGGTTCCAATGACTAGACAAATAaccaataaataaaatacataacTAACGATTCAATATTACCCAGTAgttatttacttttattttgaaGACATTTTGCTCGATGTATTGATTTTGAGTTAATgttctatttcaatttcaacttcaaaatataaacaataaataattaattaaattaagtaTTTTTCAGATGATATATTACCTAAAAGGCAAAAGTTGAAAAAATCAAATGTCATCCGAAAGTTATAACTTTTTAGCATTATCtcaattttaaatacaaaaaagaaaataaataaacattgaTTGAAATGTAAAGTCCGTCACGACAGATTCGTCCATATAGTATTCGACAGATTCGTCCAtatgaatatgtatgtatgtaggtagaATATATGGGTACTAAGTAAACAAGTAGTTTCAGTACTAGCATTTACAAACTAGACaatcatttaaataaaagtagcAGAAAACTCAAGTAGCTTAAAGTATTATTAAATACATTAAGTCTAACAATATTATAACAAATTATTGGGGGGCCAGAGCATTAGAAATTTTGGATTTCGAAATTGCAAGAATTATTAGTATAAATATTGCTGAAACAATTAAGAAAAGTGGGAAATAGCATACTAACCAAAATAATCATTCAATAATAAACAGAACTGGGCGAATTTATATACTACTTGTTACTTAGACAAAGTGTTCCATTGTAATTTGTTAATACTTTAGgtacatgtgtatgtacatacgaatgtatatataggtatacatAATCTGGAGCTACAACCAATATGCCAAAAGACTTCATTAATTTCTAGGGGCGGTCTGTTACAACATGGAAACGCTGTAAATGCAAATTGACGCCGCCGTCGTCATCGTTGGCCAGgtaaagcaacaacaacgttGTGTATGTAAAGTCCATTTCCACACATTTCCAAAgtgcagcagcaaaaaaaaaaaaataaaattcaaacaagggtataaaaaaaataaataatatcaTATCTAATCGAATTGGCGGAAAATACGAAAATTCGTGGGATTTATCTTTTTCTATCTAGACCACAAACAAATGGCATGTACAAATGTAAATATTCATATTTCATTGAAGTAATCTATCAAAATAAATTGCATTGaacatgcaaaaaaaaaccgaacaGATAAGAATTAACAATTTCTATTAATGAATGTATCAAAGTATTAGTTCTCTCCCTACTCTCTTTCCAGTACCGGATTAAGCCAGCGCGGGGACTGTAACAATCCAAATACCTAAAGTAAAATCCAACTCAATGTAAAAGTGAGAACATTGGATTAGTCATTACCTTCGCAAATATAatgagtgtttttttttttagaatcttaaaacataaatttttgattaagttgtcttttatttttatcttaATTGAATCGGAATTTAACACATTTTAAAAGGGCATCAAACATTTGGATATTTGGAAAATATAATATTGacttgataaaaaaaaaacctaacaAAACTTTCTGAAAATTGGCAAACAAGTTAGTTCTCCAGATTTTAATGCAGATTAAGACGTTGTTCTTACttgaaaacaaatacataaatttgttaaatacaattgaaaattgattttaaaagcattaaaatgaGATATCAATTTTATTTGGTTGAAATTTGGCGAAGTTACAGATTCGCAAAGTTAagagattttaaaaattttcagaATTTCTCAGCATTAAGTGAACTTTTTAGTGCTCAAAAGTGTCTTGCACGGGCCCGTAGAATTTGCTAATCCTCTTATTTGCCTCATCCGGCACTGCTCTCTTTAACCATCGtcataaagaaaaaaactcctcaataaatatgcaaaaacaGTGTGTGTCATCAGTATTCGTCTTAGATAAACAGACATTTCGATTGTTGCGATGTGGCCTCAACAAATTACTCAGTATCGATTCCTCATATCGTCTCTGTTTTATTGATTTATATGTTTGTTACCCACCAAAGATAAGTCAAACACTTATGAGAGTGACTGTATGTACGTACGTACAAACATACAGTAATCAATTCAATAAACCAAATGGATTCAACCAAAGGTACGTCGAGGTTAGATGACCTGCCCGCCCCCCCAACCACCTTAATAAACATTTATGAAAATGGACCCTAGTTAATAAACTAGAGTTAATATGACTAACCCATTTAGTCGATTAGATTAGAAGGGTTGAactaaaattcaattttaattttaatatcttACTTAATTTCTAATTGGGTTGAAAGTTCATATGGTGTGACAAAGGTGATattaattatacaaaaaaacattaataataataatttacatTGTAAGTACATAATTAACACATTAAATAGGAAAAATTATCTTTTCAACTTGTCACGAGATCAGACAAGTTAACaagaaattaatatttaaccAATTGCTAAATCGCGTTTAGgttggtaaaaaaaaatgtttaattatagaaaaatgtgtatatatgtaaaagaacatacttttattatatatatatatatatacatatacacatactaTATTGTTTTTCAATGTAATTTGCCTGAAAGAATACTTTGTGAATAAGTTATACGGATTCACTCATTCTGAAATCTAGGGATCTGATAGTCCCCAAGGTCTAACTAGATGTGCTCCATTataaaggggcgtggcaagaACACTGATCAGTGTAGGAGTCAGCATTATTTTAAAGGGTAAGCCCCATTATAGTTcttcaaattcaaaatttctctaCAAGCGAACGGGGAATTCTTAAAATTTGCACACCCTTCTGCTGTGGCCTGAGTGATTCTTATCAAGTGACTAAACACAATGTAGCCTTGTTTCTTTATCGCAAAATTTCTACATTTGaacatgaaaataaaaaaatataccaaTTTTTGAATCAGGTTTAAAGGTTCAATAAAAGATCTTTGCTAGATTGTCTCAAATTATAGTTTCCTGATTAGATTGCAATTAAAAAGAAGTGTATCTTCAATAATAATTGGTCATCCATATACTCTATATATAGTTCAAAATGCTTGCCTTTCGAATTTTATGTGGTTATTGaggagttgttgttgttgctgtggctGCATGCAGAAATGTTGAAATGATTAAAGAGGGCGGAAGCTTAACCATATAGGAATATATTGATATAAAACcagttttatttcttttttaacatCAAGACACAAGTTCCCAAACTGACCTAGTGCGGACATCATACGATTCCCGCACAtgcatacgcacacacacacacaggcacagccacacacatacacatacacatacacacacctgCAACCCGAAACGGAATAAATCATACACAATGTCAGCCAATACTTTgtcagagggagagagagatagagcaAGTGAGCGAGTCCAAGATCAAGACCTTTCCCAATGTCTTTCCCAGGTCTGGTATATTTTGAAGGACTTGGATTTTGAGATAGACTTACCTCTTTTTGCTTGACAACTTGCCGTAGGCAATTATCCAAAGGGCAGCCGTCATTCCAGCCACGCCAACGATGGCGCTTTGATTGTTGGCCAATTTACTCAGAGCCGGAGCCATTTTCGGATGATAGATGGATGACGGGAGGATCGGGATGTATGGAGGTTGGgaagtaaataaaaatcaccAGATACAATTTACGCTCACGTGGGCGtcactatgtgtgtgtgtttatgtgatggaataaattatttgtttaactTTGCGATACTAAATTCGTAATATAATATTCAtaaatacacatatacatacatatattacaaCAACACAGGGtgaacacacacatatatacactcGCCCTTAAACACttgcacatacacacacacatacaaacttATGATTTGTAAACATAGACACACATATGCAGGCCAATTTTCGACTGAgtgtttatttgaaaaaaattgtccttttatttatttattttttagccTGTCTCATTTTCACACGACTTCAACACGCACGGCGAAAATCAGCGGTTAAAATgaacacaaatttttttcttgttttatgtTTGCCGCGACCCTAGGGATGGAGAAAAGATCTATGTCTGGTAACGCTACTATGCAGTAGCAGTGCTGCCAGAGTGCTGgaaaaatttcataatttagtatttttttgatttgcgAATTATTAGATTTTAGCGCCATTTCCCAGCACAGCTTTAGCGTTGTAGAGCACTGCAGTTAACACTTTTCGAATTACCAATGGCAACCGAATCAcaacaaatgtttaaattttagttaatattattttttttttgtttttacgtCTCCATTAAATTGTAGTAGCcaaaattttcccaataatcACAGACAAAACACATAACAGATGGATAGCGCCAGGTGAAAAAGAAGGAAGAATGCTGATTAGTTGAATGGATTTAACAATAACTTggattattttttaaatgctatacatatacaaattgaAATAGCCAAGCCATGGAGAAGCTGCTGGCAGCGACCATAGAACACGACCTCGAACTACAGACAGATGAGGGAACATCAAGCACATCGATTGGAAACACTGCGATTTGTGCCCGCTCCAGTTTTAGTTCCTCGAGTACTCTGAATTCAAAATCTAGGTTCCACCTGGATGGTCAGCCCATATTAGCCCCATTGGTGagtagagaaagagagagagaaatgggTTTGGCGTATTATTCACTGAAGCATAACCGTTGTTGCCCCCCTACCACTCCCATCTAGATGACGGCCAGCAAAGTGAACGAAATGCAGATGGCCAGGCAAATGGCTATGCAAATAGAAGCCAGATTGACAGCAACTGCCGAAGCGGATGCCACggatgacgacgacgaagacAACAGCAGCATGGAGGGTCGTCGTAGTTTTCCAAAATTGGAGCAGACCAAGACCTACATTTATGACAGCACACAAAGACGTCCCCAGTCCTTGGCTATAAGGGGAGGTGGTAGCTCTAGCTTGCCTATTATCTGTGTGAATCCTCCAACACCTCTGCAGCCTAACCAACAGCaggatgaggaggaggaggaaaatCAACATCATCACCAGATAGAGCAGTTCTCACAGCAAAATTTGCCATCACCGCAACGAAAGGTGAACAAAATAACCAATCGCATTTTGCATTTCGAGCGAACTGGTTTGGGTAGAGCACCTAAGGATCCCACTCTGCCAGCTACTGTGGTGTGGCAAGGGCAGGATAAGCGCATCCTAAGATCTAGTACAAGTCCCTCATTGGCTATTGACCAATTGGATAAACAAGTGGATCAATTGGAAGTCAATCAATTGCAGCGCTCACGCTCATTTACCTTAGAGGAACCCTCACAAGTGCTGGTGGAGCATATGCAGCGACGTGCAGCGGCTACTGCTGCAACTGCATCTCAACCCCCGATTGCTAATTTTCAGCGCGATACCATTGAATCAAAGGCCAAAAAGGTTCAACGTTCCACACCTAGCCCCAATCGCAGTTCCCACCGCCAGTTGGCAAACAGTTCGCCTTCAACTCGACAGCAACACCTGGAAACTCTTTTGGAACAGGCGCTGAGCGAAGCTGGGACCACTACGCATCAGCAATTGAATCAAGCCAAGCACAGAATGATCAACGATATCAAGAGTGCTCATCGTGAACGATTTCAGAAATTGGTCCAATATCAGCATAAGGAGCAGCTACGCATGCAACAAGAGTTCGAGCGGCAGCAAAAGTTTCTCATCGATGAGATTTGTGCGGAGATAAATGTTTCGGCGTACGCCAAATCTCCGAAAAGTATCCAAGTCTCAGAGTACACCAG from Drosophila willistoni isolate 14030-0811.24 chromosome XL unlocalized genomic scaffold, UCI_dwil_1.1 Seg141, whole genome shotgun sequence includes:
- the LOC6649043 gene encoding uncharacterized protein LOC6649043 isoform X2 codes for the protein MDSASQAMEKLLAATIEHDLELQTDEGTSSTSIGNTAICARSSFSSSSTLNSKSRFHLDGQPILAPLMTASKVNEMQMARQMAMQIEARLTATAEADATDDDDEDNSSMEGRRSFPKLEQTKTYIYDSTQRRPQSLAIRGGGSSSLPIICVNPPTPLQPNQQQDEEEEENQHHHQIEQFSQQNLPSPQRKVNKITNRILHFERTGLGRAPKDPTLPATVVWQGQDKRILRSSTSPSLAIDQLDKQVDQLEVNQLQRSRSFTLEEPSQVLVEHMQRRAAATAATASQPPIANFQRDTIESKAKKVQRSTPSPNRSSHRQLANSSPSTRQQHLETLLEQALSEAGTTTHQQLNQAKHRMINDIKSAHRERFQKLVQYQHKEQLRMQQEFERQQKFLIDEICAEINVSAYAKSPKSIQVSEYTSTGDLKGNRSSDVSASSHSPTNTIALSSATTPRSFGELDEFLSMESTCRLPSAQPPSSAPPSQIHSTRKRLFNVEPNQNFNYDSDPQSLPLGSSPSTPRSLPLRNSSISNSNRRPLSGPGQIRTQSPMRRVTKKPIVRGESTVRTTKVSPTNTAASRKNSSPVRRPQQQQHPQRSVSKPRKVASPNRTTEVNDMEKHLAACRITAAVKGYLVRRLFRTEQVQRVVQTIRDTLIFVLNLHLETYGSSLEQEEPANIRLKARLLQQLCSASRTLHLIFFQTTVKERMEIIARDRKRIKTKLMAMHLKRRQ